From Pedobacter indicus, a single genomic window includes:
- a CDS encoding nucleoid-associated protein, whose protein sequence is MIKTDDTALNKFIVHKIGSDEGHSVLSNQLWTQGDEDSEAILKKLLLNPFVNHASTYEFAHEVNIEYNVLFGLVKGIFEKEDFIESSKSIAQHLIATSKHANINDGDLFVAEFDGLELNGDYVQGIGIYKFEEKENFLETSVIDKRSVIDRRKGLSSRKPDKACLILLTEEPYTLLILDNNSKSTDYWQNDFIKHKPKNDFVNNTTDFLTITKSYITDQLANDFEISKADQIDLLNRSVDYFKKNETFVKDEFEEQVFNDSSVIDSFRRYDQRYKDEHELELEDNFQISAQAVKKQQRVFKSVLKLDKNFHVYIHGNRDLIERGVDDNGRKYYKIYYEEES, encoded by the coding sequence ATGATCAAGACGGATGATACGGCCCTAAATAAATTCATCGTACATAAAATAGGGTCTGATGAGGGCCATTCAGTGCTCAGTAATCAGTTGTGGACACAAGGGGATGAAGACAGTGAGGCGATCCTAAAAAAACTGCTCCTGAATCCTTTTGTTAATCACGCAAGTACCTATGAGTTTGCTCATGAAGTCAATATTGAATACAATGTGCTTTTCGGGCTTGTCAAAGGCATCTTTGAAAAAGAAGATTTCATCGAATCCTCCAAATCGATTGCCCAACATTTGATTGCGACTTCAAAGCATGCCAATATTAATGATGGCGACCTGTTCGTCGCTGAGTTTGATGGGCTGGAACTAAACGGCGATTACGTACAGGGTATTGGTATTTATAAGTTTGAAGAAAAAGAAAACTTTCTGGAAACGAGCGTTATCGACAAACGTTCGGTTATCGACCGACGCAAAGGACTTAGTTCCCGCAAACCAGATAAAGCGTGTCTAATCTTGCTAACCGAGGAGCCCTATACCCTGCTGATACTGGACAACAATAGCAAGTCGACCGACTATTGGCAGAACGATTTCATCAAGCACAAACCCAAGAACGATTTCGTTAACAATACGACCGATTTTCTGACCATTACCAAGAGTTATATTACCGATCAGCTAGCAAATGACTTTGAAATATCAAAAGCCGATCAGATCGACCTGTTGAACCGTTCGGTCGACTACTTCAAAAAGAACGAAACTTTTGTTAAGGACGAGTTCGAAGAACAAGTTTTCAATGATTCCAGCGTGATTGATTCCTTCCGCCGTTATGACCAGCGCTACAAAGACGAACACGAACTTGAACTGGAAGACAATTTTCAGATATCTGCCCAAGCAGTAAAAAAACAACAGCGGGTCTTCAAAAGTGTACTGAAGCTTGATAAGAATTTCCACGTCTATATACATGGGAATCGCGATCTCATTGAGCGTGGTGTTGATGACAACGGAAGAAAGTACTACAAAATCTACTACGAGGAAGAAAGCTAG
- a CDS encoding sugar MFS transporter, whose translation MENNYNEAQRPNYSFALSTLISLFFMWGFITCMNDILIPHLKELFQLTYLQSMLVQFAFFGAYFIGSLIYFLLSYFYGDPINKIGYKGGLLIGLLLSALGCFLFYPAEELLIYNMFLLALFTLGLGFTLLQISANPYVAILGPEESSSSRLNLAQAFNSLGTTIAPILGGFLIFEFFGKGGEMTAEATKIPYLIFAGIFILLALFIYFVKLPEFKNDDPSMRGLGALAFPQLKMGIFGIFFYVGAEVAIGSLIISFLSLDEVMGFNESVAKNYLALYWGGAMIGRFLGAISLNNKLSSTKRATYMVLTAAAVVLLIFSIVDIPFANFSVFLIFVALNLVGFALGKAISSRTLAIFSIVNIALLLLTLVSSGVVAMWCLLAIGLFNSIMWSNIFTLAITGLGKHTSQGSSLLVMGILGGALLPLIQGGIADAYGVRFSFILPMFCYAYIAFYGVYCLRKLKSTSKAEL comes from the coding sequence ATGGAAAACAACTATAACGAAGCTCAAAGACCCAATTATTCTTTCGCTCTTTCAACGCTCATTTCATTATTTTTTATGTGGGGTTTCATCACCTGTATGAATGACATCCTGATACCTCATTTGAAAGAGTTGTTTCAATTAACGTACCTTCAGTCCATGCTGGTTCAGTTTGCCTTTTTTGGTGCATACTTTATCGGTTCATTGATCTACTTCCTACTTTCTTATTTCTACGGCGATCCGATTAACAAGATCGGGTACAAAGGCGGATTGCTTATAGGTCTCCTATTATCGGCGTTGGGCTGCTTTTTATTTTATCCGGCAGAAGAACTGCTGATTTATAACATGTTCCTTCTGGCACTCTTTACATTGGGTCTTGGGTTTACACTTTTACAGATATCGGCAAATCCTTACGTAGCTATCTTGGGCCCTGAAGAAAGTTCTTCGAGCCGTTTAAACCTAGCTCAGGCGTTCAACTCTTTAGGAACGACCATCGCACCAATATTAGGCGGGTTCTTGATCTTTGAATTTTTCGGTAAAGGTGGCGAAATGACTGCTGAAGCTACTAAAATTCCGTATTTGATCTTTGCCGGAATTTTTATCCTCCTCGCCCTGTTTATCTACTTCGTTAAGCTTCCTGAATTCAAAAATGATGATCCATCGATGAGAGGATTGGGCGCATTGGCCTTTCCTCAGCTTAAGATGGGTATTTTCGGTATATTCTTCTATGTAGGAGCTGAAGTAGCGATCGGAAGTTTAATTATCAGTTTCCTAAGTCTTGACGAGGTGATGGGTTTTAACGAAAGTGTTGCCAAAAACTACCTTGCTCTCTACTGGGGTGGTGCTATGATTGGACGTTTTTTGGGTGCTATTTCCTTGAATAATAAGCTGAGCTCTACCAAGCGGGCTACCTACATGGTTTTGACCGCAGCAGCCGTTGTTCTTTTGATCTTCAGCATTGTGGACATCCCATTCGCTAATTTCAGTGTCTTTTTAATTTTCGTTGCGTTGAACCTGGTAGGCTTCGCGCTGGGAAAAGCGATTTCATCTCGTACCTTAGCCATCTTCAGCATCGTTAATATCGCGCTTCTTCTTCTGACCTTGGTAAGTAGTGGTGTAGTGGCTATGTGGTGTCTGCTGGCCATCGGGTTGTTCAATTCCATCATGTGGTCTAATATTTTCACCTTGGCCATTACCGGCTTAGGGAAACATACCAGTCAAGGTTCGTCACTTTTGGTGATGGGTATTTTAGGAGGAGCACTTTTACCTTTAATTCAAGGAGGTATTGCTGATGCTTATGGTGTCCGTTTCTCCTTTATCTTGCCGATGTTTTGTTATGCCTACATCGCATTTTATGGAGTTTACTGCCTAAGAAAACTAAAAAGTACATCTAAGGCGGAGCTGTAA
- a CDS encoding PadR family transcriptional regulator yields the protein MIAENTQTQMRKGILEYCILSIISQGEIYASDILGELKKARLLVVEGTLYPLLTRLKNNGLLSYNWRESTSGPPRKYYEITTTGLDVLNKLDKTWDELVFAVDSAMEHRRNNSQSEKPITDQ from the coding sequence ATGATTGCTGAAAATACACAAACACAAATGAGAAAGGGGATTCTGGAATATTGCATCCTCTCCATAATTTCGCAGGGCGAAATTTATGCCTCAGATATTCTGGGCGAGCTGAAAAAAGCTCGTCTGTTGGTGGTGGAAGGGACCTTATACCCCTTGCTCACCCGCTTGAAGAACAATGGTCTGCTAAGTTACAACTGGCGTGAGTCTACTTCTGGTCCGCCCAGAAAGTATTATGAAATTACGACGACAGGCTTAGATGTTCTCAATAAATTGGACAAAACCTGGGACGAGCTGGTATTTGCAGTTGATTCTGCTATGGAGCACCGTCGAAATAATTCACAATCAGAAAAACCTATAACAGATCAATAA
- a CDS encoding PspC domain-containing protein: protein MNKTIIININGIIFHIEEDAYEVLQTYMTGVKKHFGYSPDSNEIVSDIENRIAEMFTERITPQKAVITMEDVNEVTAQMGRISDFEDFDEKGEEYASDYQDYSYDPGRRGLFRDPDDKVLGGVCSGLGHYFDIEAKWVRLILLLLFLFAGSGLLLYLILWVVMPMARTRADKMSMRGEAANIHNFKRNFDEEMEGLRRNFTAAGQRISPGLKKTAQKTGVVLEQGVSLVVKIIGILVIIASVLGLVAGFIALFVFLGVSNGGYFGDDFAPALFVDPAYYQPLVWASFIAGAIPLLALILLSIRMISSVKISKYLGYSLLILWIVSIGFVIYYSTLISVDHSFDGKVVETETLQADSIYFLTMNDVTAVAKKSNSDPRVRRRVMNITDGEWSKQIQPRIYINKLTFGDTATINKNYGAEGRNFDIATARAQKIVYNVKQENRKIVFDSHGSIGKGELIRDQEIWVELNVPVGTRLIIDENVQHRIYNLPDDNVDNDDFDNRSYYPSEWIMTANGLKYVSKAVSSTIPLPTDSINVQNDTTQVAIDTLIKN from the coding sequence ATGAATAAGACGATTATAATAAACATTAACGGGATCATCTTCCATATTGAAGAAGACGCCTATGAGGTTTTACAAACCTACATGACCGGTGTAAAAAAACACTTTGGTTATTCTCCTGATAGCAATGAGATTGTCAGTGATATTGAAAATCGGATCGCCGAGATGTTCACCGAGCGTATAACTCCTCAAAAAGCAGTCATTACGATGGAGGATGTCAACGAGGTGACCGCCCAAATGGGTCGTATCAGCGATTTCGAGGACTTTGATGAGAAGGGGGAGGAATATGCCAGTGACTATCAGGACTATTCGTATGACCCGGGAAGACGCGGTCTTTTTCGTGATCCCGATGATAAAGTGCTTGGTGGGGTGTGCTCAGGCTTGGGTCACTATTTTGACATCGAAGCGAAATGGGTACGCTTAATCCTTCTTTTATTGTTTTTATTTGCCGGATCCGGTCTCTTGCTTTACTTGATACTATGGGTAGTAATGCCGATGGCGAGAACCCGTGCTGATAAAATGTCGATGCGAGGGGAAGCGGCTAATATTCACAATTTTAAACGGAACTTTGATGAAGAGATGGAGGGTCTTCGCCGAAATTTTACCGCGGCCGGTCAAAGAATAAGCCCCGGCCTTAAAAAAACGGCTCAAAAAACGGGAGTTGTACTTGAACAAGGTGTAAGCCTGGTTGTAAAGATTATCGGTATTCTGGTAATTATTGCGTCCGTACTTGGTCTGGTAGCTGGCTTTATCGCTTTGTTTGTCTTTTTAGGCGTGTCTAACGGTGGATATTTTGGTGATGATTTCGCTCCGGCACTCTTTGTTGACCCAGCATACTATCAACCGCTTGTATGGGCAAGCTTCATCGCCGGCGCGATTCCTTTGCTCGCATTGATACTCCTGTCGATCAGAATGATTTCTTCTGTCAAAATCAGTAAGTATCTTGGCTATTCTCTATTAATTCTGTGGATCGTATCAATCGGGTTTGTAATCTATTACAGTACGTTGATCTCGGTTGATCACTCGTTTGACGGTAAAGTCGTGGAAACGGAAACACTTCAGGCAGATAGCATTTACTTTCTTACCATGAACGACGTGACGGCAGTAGCCAAAAAAAGCAACTCCGATCCGCGGGTAAGAAGAAGGGTTATGAATATTACTGACGGGGAATGGTCTAAACAGATTCAACCGCGAATCTATATCAACAAGTTAACTTTTGGTGACACGGCAACGATCAACAAAAATTACGGTGCGGAAGGCAGGAACTTTGATATAGCAACGGCCAGGGCGCAGAAAATCGTCTACAACGTAAAGCAGGAAAACCGGAAGATCGTGTTTGACAGTCATGGCTCGATCGGTAAAGGCGAGCTTATACGCGATCAGGAAATATGGGTTGAGTTGAACGTTCCGGTAGGAACCCGGTTGATCATCGATGAAAATGTTCAGCATCGGATTTACAACTTACCAGACGACAATGTAGACAATGATGACTTTGATAACCGCAGTTATTATCCGTCTGAATGGATTATGACTGCCAATGGTCTGAAATATGTGTCTAAAGCTGTCAGTTCGACCATCCCGTTGCCGACTGACTCCATTAATGTACAAAATGATACAACGCAAGTGGCAATTGATACGCTAATTAAAAATTAG
- a CDS encoding UDP-N-acetylmuramoyl-tripeptide--D-alanyl-D-alanine ligase, giving the protein MQLVDIYKIYLSHPKISTDTRKIESGSIFLALKGANFNGNEFADKALELGAAYAIVDEEKYKTNERIILVQDVLKTLQELARYHRDQLNIPVIGITGTNGKTTTKELIYSVLKEKYHCFATQGNLNNHIGVPLSILSIDKKVEIAVIEMGANHIGEIAFLCSIAKPSYGLITNVGRAHLEGFGSYEGVKKAKGELYTWLSEHQGTLFIQQDNQELKGMAETLHFKERIGYGYSEDATVSGKLVENNPFLRLKWIFKGQENTVSTQLTGAYNTENILAAICIGSFFGLTVQEINQGVAGYQPQNNRSQILKTDCNTLICDYYNANVSSMKAALENLQSIQTGLTKVAILGDMFELGDDSSEEHKKLIDEALAVSNLKCIFIGRAFAEHQSGKALFFETTDAAAEWIRQNPLRDKLILLKASRGMTFEKLIDVL; this is encoded by the coding sequence ATGCAGTTAGTCGATATCTATAAGATTTATTTAAGTCATCCGAAAATATCAACCGATACAAGAAAGATTGAGTCTGGCTCAATCTTTCTTGCGTTAAAAGGAGCGAATTTTAACGGAAACGAGTTCGCAGATAAAGCACTGGAACTGGGTGCAGCGTATGCAATTGTCGACGAGGAGAAATATAAAACGAATGAGCGCATCATTCTGGTGCAAGATGTTTTGAAAACACTACAGGAGTTAGCGAGATATCATCGGGATCAATTGAATATTCCCGTAATCGGCATTACAGGCACAAATGGGAAAACAACCACCAAGGAGCTTATTTACAGTGTTTTAAAAGAAAAATATCACTGCTTTGCTACGCAAGGCAATCTGAATAACCATATTGGGGTACCACTCTCCATTTTGTCTATTGACAAGAAAGTCGAGATCGCTGTGATCGAAATGGGGGCAAATCATATTGGTGAAATTGCATTTCTATGTTCGATAGCCAAACCCAGTTACGGTTTAATAACCAATGTGGGCAGGGCTCATCTGGAAGGTTTTGGGAGTTATGAGGGGGTTAAGAAGGCGAAAGGAGAACTCTATACTTGGTTGAGTGAGCATCAGGGAACGCTGTTCATACAACAAGATAATCAAGAATTAAAGGGAATGGCTGAAACCTTACACTTTAAAGAGCGAATAGGTTACGGCTACTCAGAGGATGCGACGGTTTCTGGTAAACTGGTCGAAAACAATCCGTTTTTAAGGCTGAAATGGATATTTAAGGGTCAGGAAAATACGGTGTCAACTCAGTTGACCGGTGCATATAATACTGAAAATATTCTGGCAGCTATCTGCATCGGTAGTTTTTTTGGTCTGACCGTACAGGAAATTAATCAGGGAGTTGCCGGCTATCAGCCACAAAACAATCGCTCACAGATTCTTAAGACGGATTGTAACACGTTAATCTGTGATTATTATAACGCCAACGTCAGCAGCATGAAAGCGGCACTAGAAAATCTCCAATCTATCCAGACCGGTCTAACCAAAGTCGCCATTTTAGGTGACATGTTTGAATTAGGGGACGACTCGTCAGAAGAGCATAAAAAACTAATCGACGAAGCATTGGCTGTCAGCAACTTAAAATGCATTTTTATCGGACGCGCTTTTGCTGAACATCAATCTGGTAAAGCGTTGTTTTTTGAAACTACAGACGCAGCAGCTGAATGGATCCGCCAAAACCCACTTAGGGATAAACTCATTTTGCTGAAAGCCTCACGCGGAATGACTTTTGAAAAATTGATTGATGTCTTGTAA
- a CDS encoding RagB/SusD family nutrient uptake outer membrane protein translates to MLKSKFFIIPLISVLFMCVSCEKTLVEDPQSIIAPDAFFKTEDQSRQATNGVYSHLPGIFDQTALRAVTFAGTDLFMNQGGSATVDAIQDYNFSSATEANSHAVWRVSYAAIKDANFVISRIAASSINEEVKSQLLGENKFLRALYYFILTNTFGDVPLWTDELKIEEVSSLPRTPLAEVRAQMVQDLEEAVASLPLRYDANNIGRATKGAALTLLAKVHLFNGDWQKAHDTAKQVKDGEYILLPHYADLFDPYNKSKNNQESIFEIQYKRSAETNQNFVVNSFYTWFFPTGDASGGTYAGVNFGSTILQSYPQFYPTQYMINIYEDQDERREVSLAWGFNGKEFDRGSKDDRPWFGPKFWDLTANRTASEKNFYFLRYADIIMILAEAANELGNTAEAVTYLNMIKGRAKADLLVVGGSLNQEEMREVIMEERAREFVGEFQRKWDLSRWGKLVDAIQKIAVDSEDGAKNVQPHHALFPIPYDEIVKNDKLTQNPGYN, encoded by the coding sequence ATGTTAAAGAGTAAATTTTTCATCATACCATTAATCAGCGTCCTATTCATGTGTGTAAGTTGCGAAAAGACACTTGTGGAAGATCCCCAGAGTATAATCGCACCCGATGCTTTTTTCAAAACCGAAGACCAGAGCCGGCAGGCCACTAATGGGGTTTATAGTCACTTACCGGGAATCTTTGATCAAACCGCACTTCGTGCTGTTACATTTGCAGGAACAGACTTGTTTATGAACCAAGGGGGAAGTGCAACAGTGGATGCCATTCAGGATTACAACTTTTCTTCAGCGACAGAGGCCAATAGCCATGCAGTTTGGCGGGTTTCGTATGCAGCTATCAAAGACGCTAACTTTGTTATTAGCCGTATCGCTGCATCTTCAATAAATGAAGAAGTTAAAAGCCAGTTGTTAGGTGAAAATAAGTTCTTAAGAGCTTTATACTATTTTATTCTAACCAACACATTTGGCGATGTGCCTTTGTGGACCGATGAGCTTAAAATCGAAGAAGTATCTAGTCTCCCACGCACACCCCTAGCAGAGGTACGGGCACAAATGGTTCAGGATTTAGAAGAAGCCGTAGCTTCTCTTCCACTACGTTATGATGCGAATAACATAGGAAGAGCGACAAAAGGTGCCGCTTTGACACTACTCGCAAAAGTTCATTTGTTTAATGGCGACTGGCAGAAGGCTCATGATACAGCCAAACAGGTGAAAGATGGGGAATACATCTTATTGCCACATTACGCTGATCTTTTCGATCCCTACAACAAGAGCAAAAATAATCAGGAGTCGATTTTCGAAATCCAGTACAAACGAAGCGCAGAAACCAATCAGAATTTCGTTGTTAATTCGTTTTATACTTGGTTTTTTCCAACGGGCGATGCTTCCGGAGGTACCTACGCCGGGGTTAATTTTGGTTCAACTATTTTACAGTCTTATCCACAGTTTTATCCCACACAATATATGATCAACATCTATGAAGATCAGGATGAGCGCCGCGAGGTTTCTCTCGCTTGGGGATTTAATGGGAAAGAGTTTGACAGAGGCTCTAAAGATGACCGCCCATGGTTCGGGCCTAAATTTTGGGACCTAACGGCTAATCGCACTGCAAGTGAAAAAAACTTCTACTTTCTTCGTTATGCCGATATAATCATGATTCTCGCCGAAGCTGCAAATGAATTAGGAAATACTGCCGAGGCCGTAACCTATCTCAATATGATCAAAGGAAGAGCCAAAGCAGATTTACTGGTAGTTGGCGGTAGTTTAAATCAAGAAGAAATGAGAGAGGTGATCATGGAAGAGCGTGCAAGGGAGTTTGTTGGCGAGTTCCAGAGAAAGTGGGATTTAAGTCGCTGGGGTAAATTAGTTGACGCAATCCAGAAGATAGCAGTTGACAGTGAAGACGGAGCAAAAAATGTTCAACCTCATCATGCCTTATTTCCTATCCCTTATGATGAGATTGTTAAAAATGATAAGCTAACACAGAATCCGGGCTACAATTAA